Part of the Diprion similis isolate iyDipSimi1 chromosome 4, iyDipSimi1.1, whole genome shotgun sequence genome is shown below.
TCAACATTCTAAGAAATACTCGCAGTGACAAATAATTGCGGGGATTTGTTTACGTTTCACATAAAGAGCACCTTCGGATGCGAGAACCAGCGTCCCATTTAATGTTTTTAAACGTCTTAAAGTTGAAGTctcaagtaaataaaataaatattcaattattaaacGACGATTGACGATACTGTTGAAAAAACTCGATCTCTGCAGATTTTAAGCTAGCTTGTGGACGAACATCAGGGCATTTTTCTTGAGAAACCAACAATAAGACTACGTAACTACCAAAACTGagtgaaattcaattgaaaaatttcctttgtaaTATCTTTGCGATTGGGCCCACGCTCATGTATTTTCTGCGTTTCTCGGGGTCCAAATAGCCTAGAaaaaatcatacaaatcgTTTCTGAGACGAAAGATCTCTTGCtcaaaaaagtaagactaACCCCTCTAGATTTTTTCAGTCCAGTTCGacggattttggaaaattctgaaatcaaCTAATTCATACCCAataccgacgtaattttgcgagatgAATCATTTGCCCGCAGTTAAATTACGCCATCAGCAACTTCGTCCTGCTTCtgcattttctcaattttttcgcaCCACCAATCAACAAtcttaaattattaaattttccgaataaaaatgtaattgagATCCATTGGCCTAACCACGTGGGTTACGACGAGTGGGATTCTGCCATGAATTTTTCCGCCATCAAGTTACGTGGCGTCGTGTCAGTTTGATGCCCGTGAAAATACAATCTCTAAAGTAGACTTAGAACGCTTGGAGCGAGATGCGTTCTTCGTGAACTGCGTGTACACAGTTGCCGTCCTCAGCACGGAGAGGCGCATTTCGTACGCTGCAGACATAACAGCGCATCAAGAGAGGAAGTATCAGGAATGTAATTCGCGAGTAATAAGTAGAAAATAAGATAGATCCCCCCTTTCGAGTCACTGATCAATCACCTTACCATAACACCATCAATATGTATACTGACAGTTGATCCAAGTTCGCTAATGTTTATCATGTGTTCGTTCTCAACCACCCATCAATATTCCCTATGATAATCGCACTCTACATTACCGACTGGTTTTGCCGTAGTGAATCTGGATTAGATACCGACAATAGCTTACCATCGGAAATTAGTAGCAAAAACCTTTTCGTATCGAACAGAGGACGTTAGTAGGCGAAAAACGTTAGAAACGCACCTGTCAGCTGACTTCAGTGTGTAAACTGTAAACTGCAAAGTGTAAACTATCGAACGAAGTGTTTGGAACATACGCGAGGCAGACTCGTTAAATTCAACCACATCCGAGATATACTGATATAGTAAAAGTTTTAAGAATTACGAAATGGATCCAGCGCTGCTGAGGGAGCGAGAGCTCTTTAAAAAGAGAGCTCTCACCACACCAACGTGAGTAAAACAACGCTGAGCGTTTATAACCTATAAATTAGTGAGACAAactatgaatgaaaaatattgaaagactCCGAAGTGCTACTTCAAGAGATAAATATCTCCTAACACTTTCagcgtagaaaaaaagaagagagaaccCGAGAAGGAGCCGATTCGTGATGAGCCGCCAAAGAAAAAGAGCAAGCCAATATCCTCGTCTGCCGCTCCCAAGCTGGACATGGTCAACTACAAGACCATGTCTGGGAGTTCGCAGTACAGATTTGGAGTCTTGGCTAAAATAGTCAAGCATATGAAATCGCGGCATCAGGAGGGAGACGACCATCCTCTCACGCTTGAGGAGATTTTAGATGAGACGAATCAGCTCGATGTCGGATCTAAGGTGATcggaaatttttatagatctGCTTAGAAACACTTGCGATTACTTCGATTGATAAATAAGTCGTGCATTAAAATCCAACAATACCAAGAATAATACTATTTACCATGATTTGTTCGCACAGGTGAAACAATGGCTGCTGACAGAGTCGTTGATTAACAATCCAAAGATCGAAGTTTCTCCAGATGGAAGATTCTCCTTCAAAGCGATGTACAAAATAAAGGACAAGAAATCATTGCTCAGGCTCTTGAAGCAGCAGGATCTTAAGGGACTCGGAGGTATCCTGCTTGAAGACATTCAGGAGAGCTTGCCGCATTGCGACAAAGCTCTAAAGGTAAATAGTGTTACCTCAGGATATGAATGATTGATTATTCTCGTGCCAATAccgtaatttttcatattactGATGCGCAGAGTCTCCAGAATGAAATACTTTTCATAACAAGACCGTTGGATAAGAAAAAGATAGTGTTCTACAACGATAAAACGGCCCAATTTATAGTCGACGAtgagtttcaaaaattgtggAGGGCTGTCGCAGTTGACGCAATGGATGACCAAAAGATCGATGAATACCTTGAGAAGCAGGGTATTAGGTCGATGCAGGATCACGGACCAAAGAAGCCTGCGCCcattaaaaggaaaaaaccaaACGCAAGGAAGAAGCAGTTCAAAAAACCACGGGACAACGAGCATTTGGCAGACGTTTTGGAAACCTACGACGACAATAAATGAAGCggaaattttaaatctctgaAAATAGATGGCTTGATGAAGGATTGTAAATACATACCGTTTgtataagaataaataaataatgtgatttattattgttatcgtcTAAACTACTTTGTAagtacaaaataaatatagatctacaatattttaaacaataacTCATCTGcttcatttatatttcaattgcCATTTCTTATCGTCTTTCtaaaggaaaataataaagagCATTAAGCCTCTCGTCTTGCAATGTTTAATTACATCGGAACCGAAGTATATTGTAgcacaaagtttgaaaaatcacaaaatgtCAAACCATGTCGTTAATATTTTCTCCATTGGCATGAAATTCCAAAGATTACGATTGGACACGGCAGAAAGTGAATTTCAAGTTTTGCGAATCGGAAAAAGCATGATTTGTGAATTGCATTGATATATTAGGACTGTTCGAAGTCGATTAATCTGTACGCACGCTTATTATCACACAATTTTTCCTGGTATCTAAGTTATTCAAAGGTTGATCCAATTTCATGGGTACAGATTGTTGTCTTAGCAGACTGGACCATCGGAATTCAATTCTTCGCAAGATGCTGTTTGGGAGtggtaattaaaatattttaaaagcaTGGCATTTGATTACAATATGAATGATAGTAAAATTAACGATGATAATTATATCGATCTTAAAggcactaattgtaagtcaaGTCTTCGGCACCTCAGTGTATAATAACTTGACTTAAgatttacacaaattatacAACCTCCAACCAGATTATTTTACAgcattaatataaattataatagcTGAAATATAAGGACGATAGCGTTTCAGCTCCGCGGATATACAGGCTATTCCATCGTAAATAacgaattaaaatatatctaaATGTAAAACTAAAGctgctgttgaaaaatgtttcagacaATAATTGTATGGTTCCCAGGGGAACACAAGCTTGGGATATCAGTTCAGTCGTAAGTATCACTGCTTCCGAGATACTGATAcgaacttgatttttttaaatggtaaccgatttttcacaaaaaccCTACATCAAGACAGATCCAAACGCACGTGATAAAAGTTCCCAGTCTTTAGGCTTAACGAATTATCGCtacgcaaaataaaaaattcccatTCAGAGATATTCTAAGGCGTGATTCACGATGGGACACCCATCATACATGACTTCCCTGATGGAAATTACTTTTCACTGAGGATTACTATACGCTTAACTCCTGAATCAAgtattacaaataatttaaaagaaactttctgatttatttcaaacgTTCCCAGTTATGAAATTGTGttattacaagaaaaattcagggcaaattatttttcagaacgCGACACTAGTTCGCTAGTTCTTATTTAACAGTTGCCTCAAGGTATCATTATATCGAAGAATATACTGACTCGCTACATTTTCTTCGGAACGATAATGTTTCTgaactaattaatttttaaagaattccaaaaatcaaaaattttcttaacactttcagatttttgtacaaaatttcagcGACAAATCCCCACCAGGAATGACTGAATTCCTATTTCGCTGATCGTTCCCAAAGtctcgacgacgacgtcgcgtTCCCCTTGCCGCGTCTGGGTCCAGGCATCCCCGTTCCACGATCCTCACAAGCCCCGTACATCCCGACAGGACGAATTCTCCAAATCGATATCGCTAGTCCTTAGGTAACGCGGAGTCGCTTTTTCCTCGGGAATAAGCCCGAGCAGCTTTGCTACCGAGCATCCGGTCGAGGAGAGATTGTTTGTTTCGTCTCCTGGCAGCCAAGACTTCGCGGCAAAGTTCGTGAAAAGCCTCGGCGACTTGGACAACCTGTCGGAGCGGGCAGAGAGGTACGAAAATAATCGGGGATTAAAAATACGTACTAttcgtaaaataatttctccgCGCCAAGGACCGCGATGCAGCAGCCAGCCAGCCccacgtatataataataattcccaGATATAGGTATCAGGgcggtttcttttttaattttttttcttaaggagccccttgaaaaatttctgacaaatactgaaaaacaaaaaaattgacgtaaGACCTGGAGGAGGTAGGAAAATATTCGGAGGTCGATaacaattattgtaatattttttatttatttcaatgtgCACACCTTACcgagttatatacatataatatagtttatttattttttgtatcgtGGTCCAATCAGTCGTTCACCAATCAACAGTAAACAACGCCTAACAATTCCGCAGTTGGCCGTTCTCGTCTTTCGTTCGCAAGATCAATGGTCTCGGAGAAATTCGGACAAAAGTTTTTGCCAACGAAAGAAGAGTATCTAATCACCTTGTCGCCCctatttcattttcagtactgatttttataaacaatgatTAATTACACCacgatacgaaaaaaataaactaatatatacacacatatatcaGTCCGTACGGtgtgataaaaacaaataaaaaaatattccaataaaTGAAAGCgacttcaaattattttcctatTTCCTCTaggctttaaattttttttttttcttcactattCATCTCAAATTTTGGCTAAATGGCacctcatgaaaaaaaaaagaagttaaaaAACCAAccaaataaatgatgaaaaaattatcaaataccTGCTCCGCGGCTGTGACCTCGCTGAACCAGCACTCGAAATCCTTGGCCAAAATTTCACCTTCCTCGGCGCTGACCTGTCGCAGGTGAACCATGTCGGCCTTGTTGCCAACCATCGCGAGGGGCATCGCAGCCTCCGGATCGGCGACGGCGAGGGCCTCCTTCGCCCTTCTAACGAAGTTGAACGACCCTCTGTCCGTTATCGAATAGACCAAAAGGAGGCCGTCGGCCCACTGCAGCGTCTCCATGGTCGGCAGCTCGTTTTCGGTCTGTAAATACATGCCGCCGAGAGTTCTTTTGCCACTTGAAACCGCGCGACGTGATCTCCTTCTGCGGCTGCTTAAGCATTTATCTCTTCTCTCTTACCTTTGGACAAGAGTCTAGGATTTCAAAGAGTATCGGCTCCCCATCAACCAGCACTTCGTGTTTGTACCGGTTTTCTGAAACGGAATAAGATTCGTGTATCGCGTGCGATGCGTGGAAAAACGGGGGGACGCAATACAAaggacatttaaaaaaaaaaaatttaattataaggACATTTTTCCGGGCGTCTGCCTTCAAACAGGGGAATTACAAAAACGTTTACGAAGCCATCAATATTGCAATTGGCACGGCAGCGCGGAAGCGTGCGAAACGAGAAAACGACAATGGGGCGTGAAAAGTGGACGGAAGGAAAAGGcaaaagttttataattaaCGAGTCTGGTTTATAACGAGAAACAAGTAGCGTTTCGCTTCAGTGTCAAATTCGTCTATGATATATTTAGCTCGGACGTAGAGCGAGGAATGCGTGGTGGAGAGTCACGGGGGATCGGCCAGAGGCCACGCAGTTGCTGcccatttttcaaccaactCTAGGCCTAATTTCGGGCACCGGCCTCCCGTTATTCTCAAGGTGGTTAATCCCCAAACCTTACCTGACTGGTGGTCGTACTCGCCGATGTATCTTCGGGTAAGGAACCTCACAGTTAGGgctgaaagaagaagaaaaggccAAATAAGAGCGGGAATCGACCATCCACGATCCTCCTtttctataaataaatataatagcTGCTTCTCCAGGATATTAAAATAACTCGGAACTAGCGCAAATCATAGACAAGGTCATCGCTGATCCAGGACTTGATGAGCTGTGGCTCGTTTCACTGagcagaaagtaaaaaatatatcctaAAGTTGATGTTGAAAATACAATACGTCCGCATACATGATGTCTGCTGATTTCTTTTTGCTATCGTATCGTGAATGAAAACTATTCGATTTGGAAAATAGGTATCGGAATGCCGAACAAAGAGCGAATGTCTGGCCAACTTTGCGTCCACCTACCAAAGTATGTATGCGGAAACGCAATAGAGGGTAATTCCGCGCGCGGAATGCGTTCTAGGATATCGTTAAATTGGAACTGACCAAAACAAACCGACGGATGTTTCGGCAATTTAGTGGCTCTAAGACGGGCTAGACCAAGTTGGATTCGTACAGCGCTAAGGGAAGCTGCACGGATTAATGAGCCTTTTGGATTTACGAGAGACCTTGGCGTACCGGAATGGTGAGATCTGCGGCCGAAGAGCCGACCTTTTTATCGcgctgatttaacacttggaTCCGGCTGAATCCGCTGCCGATACTTTTGATTTTTACGTAATAGTCGGTATACGTTCATCGCTCAATATTGACACAACGAAACGCAAGAATTTATTGTACCCGTAATTTTTTCGTTGCATTTTCGATTCATCATACCGTTCGTAAAATTCGAACATTGAAGCTGAATTTATGCGTGTAAAATTTGAAGACTTCCAGGCGTCGTAATAATAACTTTATATTAATGTTACCATAGAACGGTCTTGCAGCTACGTTAACGTACCTATATAGGTATCTATATCGTAtcatctgaactcgaaataagaaaaaaaaacctgtgcATTTAAATCGTCGTAAATGCGTACATAGGTTCCGACCGCgaggatttattttttgactCACGGGTCGTTATTTTGGAGTCTTTAAAAAACATAGACAGCATATATAACCTTTCGTCGTATAGTGCTATTTTTAAACCTCTTTCAACGCTATTTCGATCGcggtaaatatgtatatatatttatatatgcgCAATGTATGTAATGTGtaatacataataaatatttgccTACGCGAGGAAATCCTCTGGCagtttgttcaattttgaGTTATTCtgcctcctttttttttaatgaatttttttttttttttattcaaacttacATTAGTCACGTATAATTAACAACACAATTGTCCACGTGAAGTTTTAGGGTGTAACAGGAAGCTCTAATTGTtgcagaaattcaatttcactatACGTGATTGAGTTCATCGTTATTGATCTTGTCGATTACCTATTAAGATCGGGAAGGATTTTTTTGCGATCGATTCAAGCAGGctagaaatcgattttcaatataaTCTTCCTCCGTGCGATTGCCGAAGATTCGTGTACGAAACATttgtcaaaattacgtcagtttggtaaaaaaattggtgaactTTGACAGACTGTACTGCTTCGAAAAGAATATAccatacaaaaatttaaacaaagttATCTCGGTTCGTACAACAAAAGCCTGTGTTCCGAACGTCTGGAAACCGTAACAGTTCAAATCATACGCAACTTTTGAAGTTAGAACCTTACGACAGGCGAATCATCTCCTTGAAAATGGTCTCATACtgttattattcataaaacTATTGGCATTCATAAGCTTGGCCGAGTTTCCGAAGGCTGAACCTTCTCTCGTATTGTTGATAATATGATTTTCTTGTTAgtctgtgagaaaaaaatctagctACCTCGTGAAAAACACGGTAAGGTTCGTACTCTTTTCTTCACTCTTCACCTATTACAAAGAGGTAAACAAAAGGGCCGACTGGATTTGGAAGCAAAGCACAAAAAAAGgtattttctctcatttt
Proteins encoded:
- the LOC124405271 gene encoding transcription initiation factor IIE subunit beta, with the translated sequence MDPALLRERELFKKRALTTPTVEKKKREPEKEPIRDEPPKKKSKPISSSAAPKLDMVNYKTMSGSSQYRFGVLAKIVKHMKSRHQEGDDHPLTLEEILDETNQLDVGSKVKQWLLTESLINNPKIEVSPDGRFSFKAMYKIKDKKSLLRLLKQQDLKGLGGILLEDIQESLPHCDKALKSLQNEILFITRPLDKKKIVFYNDKTAQFIVDDEFQKLWRAVAVDAMDDQKIDEYLEKQGIRSMQDHGPKKPAPIKRKKPNARKKQFKKPRDNEHLADVLETYDDNK
- the LOC124405272 gene encoding ras-related and estrogen-regulated growth inhibitor isoform X1; its protein translation is MTSNAIRGIRRKKSSLCEVKVAVIGAPGVGKSALTVRFLTRRYIGEYDHQSENRYKHEVLVDGEPILFEILDSCPKTENELPTMETLQWADGLLLVYSITDRGSFNFVRRAKEALAVADPEAAMPLAMVGNKADMVHLRQVSAEEGEILAKDFECWFSEVTAAEQVVQVAEAFHELCREVLAARRRNKQSLLDRMLGSKAARAYSRGKSDSALPKD
- the LOC124405272 gene encoding ras-related and estrogen-regulated growth inhibitor isoform X2 codes for the protein MTSNAIRGIRRKKSSLCEVKVAVIGAPGVGKSENRYKHEVLVDGEPILFEILDSCPKTENELPTMETLQWADGLLLVYSITDRGSFNFVRRAKEALAVADPEAAMPLAMVGNKADMVHLRQVSAEEGEILAKDFECWFSEVTAAEQVVQVAEAFHELCREVLAARRRNKQSLLDRMLGSKAARAYSRGKSDSALPKD